A genomic stretch from Candidatus Cloacimonadota bacterium includes:
- a CDS encoding HTH domain-containing protein: protein TIEFYGPKEHPTKRISNKNLEVSVNDAVNDAVNDAVNDAVNDAVNERIKQRYKKELQMIFEDGSININSIMNELDISRAQAQRDMKTLKILGFVIFVGAPKTGAYHFTEKYKGIFYEK from the coding sequence TAACGATAGAGTTTTACGGACCTAAAGAACATCCAACAAAAAGAATCAGTAATAAGAATCTAGAAGTTTCTGTAAATGATGCTGTAAATGATGCTGTAAATGATGCTGTAAATGATGCTGTAAATGATGCTGTAAATGAGAGAATCAAACAACGTTATAAAAAAGAACTTCAAATGATATTTGAAGACGGTAGTATAAACATAAATTCTATAATGAATGAATTGGATATTTCGAGAGCACAGGCTCAAAGAGATATGAAAACGTTGAAAATACTAGGTTTTGTGATATTTGTAGGAGCACCTAAAACAGGAGCATATCACTTTACTGAGAAGTATAAAGGAATCTTTTATGAAAAATAA
- a CDS encoding class I SAM-dependent DNA methyltransferase, whose translation MSNTASIISKVWSFAGILRDDGVGYGDYLEQLTYLLFLKMADEFAKPPYNRNINIPDEFNWENLISKRGAELEVHYSKLLRELAKAKGTLGQIFLKSQNKIQDPAKLYKIIDMIDKEEWTLMGSDIKGKIYEGLLEKNAEDTKSGAGQYFTPRALIKAMVKCVQPKPQKSICDPACGTGGFFLASYDFIADKRLNREEKEFLKLKTFFGNEIVANTRRMCLMNMFLHNIGEIDGDSFISSTDALIADTGKRYDYVLANPPFGKKSSMTFTNEAGEQKKDTLVYNRQDFWATTSNKQLNFVQHIHTLLKSDGKAAVVLPDNVLFEGGAGETVRKKLLENTQLHTILRLPTGIFYKQGVKANVLFFDNKPASKEPWTKEVWIYDFRTNIHFTLKKNPLKFENLNDFIKCYNPENRFARKETFSEENPEGRFRKYNYEE comes from the coding sequence ATGAGTAATACAGCGAGTATAATTTCAAAAGTATGGAGTTTTGCGGGAATTCTCCGTGATGACGGAGTTGGTTACGGAGATTATTTAGAGCAGTTAACTTATCTGCTTTTTCTAAAAATGGCAGACGAATTTGCTAAACCCCCTTACAACCGAAATATAAATATCCCTGATGAATTCAATTGGGAAAACCTGATTTCTAAACGAGGTGCAGAACTGGAAGTTCATTATTCAAAACTGCTTCGTGAATTGGCAAAAGCAAAAGGAACTCTGGGGCAAATTTTTTTGAAATCACAAAATAAGATTCAAGACCCTGCCAAGCTTTATAAAATTATCGATATGATAGATAAAGAAGAATGGACTTTGATGGGTTCCGATATCAAAGGAAAAATTTATGAAGGCTTGCTCGAAAAAAATGCAGAAGATACTAAAAGCGGAGCAGGACAATATTTTACACCGAGAGCATTAATAAAAGCGATGGTAAAATGCGTTCAGCCAAAACCACAAAAATCTATTTGTGATCCCGCTTGCGGAACAGGTGGTTTCTTTCTGGCTTCTTATGATTTTATCGCTGATAAACGATTGAACAGAGAAGAGAAAGAATTCCTGAAACTTAAAACTTTTTTTGGAAATGAGATTGTTGCTAACACACGCAGAATGTGTTTGATGAATATGTTTTTGCACAACATCGGAGAAATTGACGGGGATAGTTTCATTTCTTCCACAGATGCCTTAATTGCCGACACAGGAAAGCGATATGATTATGTTTTGGCAAATCCGCCTTTCGGTAAGAAAAGCAGTATGACTTTTACAAATGAAGCAGGAGAGCAGAAGAAAGATACTCTTGTTTATAATCGTCAGGATTTCTGGGCAACAACTTCCAATAAACAATTAAATTTTGTGCAGCATATTCACACGCTCTTAAAATCTGATGGAAAAGCAGCGGTTGTTTTACCTGACAATGTTCTGTTTGAAGGCGGAGCCGGTGAAACCGTTCGTAAGAAATTATTGGAAAATACACAACTCCATACAATTCTAAGATTACCAACAGGAATTTTTTATAAGCAAGGTGTAAAAGCGAATGTTTTGTTTTTCGATAATAAACCAGCCAGTAAAGAGCCTTGGACAAAAGAAGTTTGGATTTACGATTTCCGAACAAATATCCATTTTACACTAAAAAAGAATCCGCTAAAATTTGAAAATTTGAATGATTTCATTAAATGCTACAATCCTGAAAATCGTTTTGCCAGAAAAGAAACATTCTCTGAAGAAAATCCTGAAGGTCGTTTCAGAAAATATAATTACGAAGAAAT